The Amycolatopsis viridis genome window below encodes:
- a CDS encoding AIM24 family protein, whose amino-acid sequence MQVHTRHTPAFGVARVILGPGEAVQAPGESMVASSFGLTEVAGGRRSPSVFTAPAEGGWLDLAPSVAGDVYALEFDGRTGWCVARHAVFARPASVRADSWPGLRTMFGAEGTSQGFLEHYSGTGPLVLACAGPVDQFHLAAGELISVHPGHVLAYPDTVQCRLRAVDPSAQQSIRTGAGLMLDFAGPGTLLVQARKSR is encoded by the coding sequence ATGCAGGTCCACACCCGGCACACACCCGCATTCGGCGTGGCCCGGGTGATCCTGGGTCCCGGTGAAGCCGTGCAGGCGCCCGGCGAGTCGATGGTCGCGAGCAGTTTCGGCCTCACCGAGGTGGCCGGCGGACGCCGGTCGCCGTCGGTGTTCACCGCGCCGGCCGAGGGCGGCTGGCTCGACCTCGCGCCGTCCGTCGCCGGCGACGTCTACGCGCTGGAGTTCGACGGGCGCACCGGCTGGTGCGTCGCCCGGCACGCGGTGTTCGCGCGGCCGGCGTCGGTGCGGGCCGATTCCTGGCCCGGCCTGCGGACGATGTTCGGCGCCGAGGGAACGTCCCAGGGTTTCCTGGAGCACTACAGCGGAACCGGTCCCCTCGTGCTCGCCTGCGCCGGTCCGGTGGACCAGTTCCACCTGGCCGCCGGTGAGCTGATCTCGGTGCACCCCGGGCACGTGCTGGCCTATCCGGACACCGTGCAGTGCCGTCTGCGGGCGGTCGACCCTTCGGCGCAGCAGTCCATCCGGACGGGCGCCGGGCTGATGCTCGACTTCGCCGGACCGGGAACGCTTTTGGTGCAAGCGCGTAAATCTCGCTGA
- a CDS encoding cold-shock protein, with translation MAVGTVKWFNSEKGYGFIASPEGPDVFVHYSAIQSDGFRTLDEGDQVEFQIEAGRDGRTQAADVRKVS, from the coding sequence GTGGCTGTTGGCACGGTCAAGTGGTTCAATTCCGAAAAGGGCTACGGGTTCATCGCGTCCCCCGAGGGGCCCGATGTGTTCGTGCATTACTCGGCCATCCAGTCGGACGGGTTCCGCACCCTCGACGAGGGTGATCAGGTCGAGTTCCAGATCGAAGCAGGCCGGGACGGCCGGACCCAGGCAGCGGACGTCCGCAAGGTGTCGTAG
- a CDS encoding serine/threonine-protein kinase encodes MSGDLTGRRLGNYRIDGVLGKGGMSVMYKATDVRLGRKVALKVIGEHLGADAEFRERFVDEARNTSAVDHANVVPLYDFGELDGMLYIAMRLVDGADLASFVADGPIAPERALKLLDQVADALDCLHERGLVHLDVKPANVLVTSRESAREHVYVADFGLTRRGATGHRTRGGDFLGSPTYAAPEHLRGEPLDGRTDQYALACVLYTCLTGQPPFSGDVPAVIKGHLAVEPPAVSEVVGLPPAIDEVVRRGMAKNPADRYDNCVELITAARKALGPAASSATPPGPPQPPAREPGTPSAPPPGQGGPAGQFGQPGMPGPTAQPGEFGPAARFGPPGQFGRPPQHAGHPGFPAQPGGYRPGPPPQTGWAPPATAWQQQNRYPPPGYPPYGPYGGPQPPKAGGGLKWLWAGLAGLVVVAAVVVTLVLVNRGSGSAPAPTTAPEIPVGPGGAPTGGSATGGPPPATISIKPSP; translated from the coding sequence GTGTCGGGGGACCTCACCGGTCGCCGGCTGGGTAACTACCGCATAGACGGAGTGCTCGGCAAAGGTGGCATGAGCGTCATGTACAAGGCCACCGACGTGCGGCTCGGCCGCAAGGTCGCCTTGAAGGTGATCGGCGAGCACCTGGGTGCCGACGCCGAGTTCCGCGAACGATTCGTGGACGAGGCGCGCAACACCTCCGCCGTGGACCACGCGAACGTCGTGCCGCTGTACGACTTCGGTGAGCTCGACGGAATGCTCTACATCGCCATGCGCCTGGTCGACGGCGCCGATCTGGCGAGTTTCGTCGCGGACGGGCCGATCGCGCCCGAACGCGCGCTGAAACTGCTCGACCAGGTCGCCGACGCACTCGACTGCCTGCACGAGCGCGGTCTGGTCCACCTCGACGTCAAACCGGCCAACGTGCTGGTCACCAGCCGGGAATCGGCGCGCGAGCACGTGTACGTCGCCGACTTCGGGCTGACCCGGCGCGGCGCGACCGGGCACCGCACCCGCGGTGGCGACTTCCTCGGGTCGCCGACCTACGCCGCCCCGGAACACCTGCGCGGGGAACCGCTGGACGGGCGCACCGACCAGTACGCGCTCGCGTGCGTGCTGTACACGTGCCTGACCGGGCAGCCGCCGTTCAGCGGTGACGTGCCGGCGGTGATCAAGGGGCACCTGGCCGTCGAGCCGCCTGCCGTGTCGGAGGTGGTCGGCCTGCCCCCGGCGATCGACGAGGTCGTCCGCCGCGGCATGGCCAAGAACCCGGCCGACCGCTACGACAACTGCGTCGAACTGATCACCGCGGCACGCAAGGCGCTCGGCCCTGCCGCGAGTTCGGCCACCCCGCCGGGACCACCGCAGCCGCCGGCGCGGGAGCCCGGGACGCCATCCGCCCCGCCTCCGGGTCAGGGCGGTCCGGCGGGCCAGTTCGGGCAGCCCGGGATGCCCGGGCCCACCGCTCAACCGGGGGAATTCGGCCCGGCCGCGCGGTTCGGCCCCCCGGGCCAGTTCGGCCGCCCGCCACAGCACGCCGGTCACCCCGGGTTCCCGGCGCAGCCCGGCGGGTACCGCCCGGGCCCGCCGCCCCAGACCGGCTGGGCCCCGCCGGCCACCGCCTGGCAGCAGCAGAACCGGTACCCGCCGCCGGGCTACCCGCCCTACGGTCCCTACGGCGGCCCGCAGCCGCCGAAGGCCGGCGGCGGCCTGAAGTGGTTGTGGGCCGGCCTCGCCGGGCTCGTCGTCGTGGCGGCCGTCGTGGTGACGCTCGTTCTGGTGAACCGGGGCAGTGGCTCCGCCCCCGCGCCGACCACCGCGCCCGAGATCCCGGTCGGGCCGGGTGGCGCCCCGACCGGCGGGTCCGCCACCGGCGGCCCGCCGCCCGCCACGATCTCCATCAAACCGAGCCCCTGA
- the groL gene encoding chaperonin GroEL (60 kDa chaperone family; promotes refolding of misfolded polypeptides especially under stressful conditions; forms two stacked rings of heptamers to form a barrel-shaped 14mer; ends can be capped by GroES; misfolded proteins enter the barrel where they are refolded when GroES binds), producing MAKLIAFDEDARRGLERGLNTLADAVKVTLGPRGRNVVLEKKWGAPTITNDGVSIAKEIELEDPWEKIGAELVKEVAKKTDDVAGDGTTTATVLAQALVREGLRNVAAGADPIALKRGIEQAVEAVVEQLHKAAKEVETKEQIAATASISAADRTIGELIAEALDKVGKEGVVTVEESNTFGLELELTEGMRFDKGYISGYFVTDAERQEAVLEDPYILLFGSKISNVKDLLPVLEKVMQSGKPLLIIAEDVEGEALATLVVNKIRGTFKSVAVKAPGFGDRRKAILQDIAILTGGQVISEDVGLKLENADLNLLGKARKAVITKDETTIVEGAGDADQIQGRVNQIRAEIEKSDSDYDREKLQERLAKLAGGVAVIKAGAATEVELKERKHRIEDAVRNAKAAVEEGIVAGGGVALLQASKAAFEGLRLTGDEATGANIVKVAVEAPLKQIAVNSGLEGGVVAEKVKGLPEGHGLNAATGDYEDLVSAGVIDPAKVTRSALQNAASIAGLFLTTEAVVADKPEKAGAAPAGDPTGGMGGMDF from the coding sequence ATGGCCAAACTGATCGCGTTCGACGAGGACGCCCGCCGCGGGCTTGAGCGCGGACTCAACACCCTCGCCGACGCCGTCAAGGTGACGCTTGGCCCCCGTGGCCGCAACGTCGTGCTCGAAAAGAAGTGGGGCGCGCCGACGATCACCAACGACGGTGTCTCCATCGCCAAGGAGATCGAGCTCGAGGACCCGTGGGAGAAGATCGGGGCCGAGCTCGTCAAGGAAGTTGCGAAGAAGACCGACGACGTAGCCGGTGACGGCACCACCACCGCCACCGTGCTGGCCCAGGCGCTCGTGCGCGAAGGTCTGCGCAACGTGGCCGCCGGTGCCGACCCGATCGCCCTGAAGCGCGGCATCGAGCAGGCCGTCGAGGCCGTCGTCGAGCAGCTGCACAAGGCCGCGAAGGAGGTCGAGACCAAGGAGCAGATCGCTGCCACCGCCTCGATCTCGGCCGCGGACCGCACCATCGGTGAGCTGATCGCCGAGGCGCTGGACAAGGTCGGCAAGGAAGGCGTCGTCACCGTCGAGGAGTCGAACACCTTCGGCCTCGAGCTCGAGCTCACCGAGGGTATGCGCTTCGACAAGGGCTACATCTCGGGTTACTTCGTCACCGACGCCGAGCGTCAGGAAGCCGTCCTGGAGGACCCGTACATCCTCCTGTTCGGCTCGAAGATCTCCAACGTCAAGGACCTGCTCCCGGTCCTGGAGAAGGTCATGCAGTCGGGCAAGCCGCTGCTGATCATCGCCGAGGACGTCGAGGGCGAGGCCCTGGCCACCCTGGTCGTCAACAAGATCCGCGGCACCTTCAAGTCCGTCGCCGTCAAGGCCCCGGGCTTCGGTGACCGCCGCAAGGCGATCCTGCAGGACATCGCGATCCTGACCGGCGGCCAGGTCATCTCCGAGGACGTGGGCCTCAAGCTGGAGAACGCGGACCTGAACCTGCTGGGCAAGGCCCGCAAGGCCGTCATCACCAAGGACGAGACGACCATCGTCGAGGGTGCCGGCGACGCGGACCAGATCCAGGGCCGGGTCAACCAGATCCGCGCCGAGATCGAGAAGTCGGACTCCGACTACGACCGCGAGAAGCTGCAGGAGCGGCTGGCCAAGCTGGCCGGCGGCGTGGCCGTCATCAAGGCCGGTGCCGCCACCGAGGTCGAGCTCAAGGAGCGCAAGCACCGCATCGAGGACGCCGTTCGCAACGCGAAGGCCGCCGTCGAGGAGGGCATCGTCGCCGGTGGTGGCGTGGCCCTGCTGCAGGCGTCCAAGGCTGCCTTCGAGGGCCTGCGCCTGACGGGTGACGAGGCGACCGGTGCGAACATCGTCAAGGTCGCCGTCGAGGCTCCGCTCAAGCAGATCGCCGTCAACAGCGGTCTCGAGGGCGGCGTCGTCGCGGAGAAGGTCAAGGGCCTGCCCGAGGGTCACGGCCTCAACGCCGCGACCGGCGACTACGAGGACCTGGTCTCGGCCGGCGTCATCGACCCGGCGAAGGTGACCCGTTCGGCGCTGCAGAACGCGGCTTCGATCGCGGGTCTGTTCCTGACCACCGAGGCCGTCGTCGCCGACAAGCCGGAGAAGGCTGGCGCCGCTCCGGCCGGTGACCCGACCGGTGGCATGGGCGGCATGGACTTCTGA
- a CDS encoding PspC domain-containing protein — protein sequence MTNTGTDKKLRRSSTDKMIAGVAGGWAELLGVDASIIRIVLAAATLLGFGAPILIYAICWAVMPQE from the coding sequence ATGACGAACACCGGGACCGACAAGAAACTCCGCCGCAGCTCCACCGACAAGATGATCGCCGGCGTGGCCGGTGGCTGGGCCGAACTGCTCGGCGTCGACGCGTCGATCATCCGCATCGTCCTCGCCGCCGCAACCCTGCTCGGGTTCGGCGCGCCCATCCTGATCTACGCGATCTGCTGGGCCGTGATGCCCCAGGAGTGA
- a CDS encoding xanthine dehydrogenase family protein molybdopterin-binding subunit: MAGSLLGTEVRRVEDPDLVRGRGTFVGNLEFEGLCHVAFVRSPFAHALVNGIDTSAAAAAPGVIAVLTAADLDLPELPVFLELNPQAKRYALASGRVRFAGEPVAAVVAESAVAAADALELVDVDYEPLPAAVDPEQALADDAPVQFPELGTNIAAGERDAAGAEVLDGADVVVRARIENQRLAVAPMEGNAIVALPGNDEFDLTVYVSTQMPHGFQSAAAKLFGLDRDRVRVVAPHVGGAFGGKVGVIAEHAVVIEAARRLGRPVKWVETRSENLQASPQGRAQVQYAELGLRRDGTIVGLRCRVIGDAGAYAGFGGGLALGPTRTMAQGVYRIPKISFAAIAALTNTAPVGAFRGAGRPEATAMLERLMDLAAAELGMDPAEIRRRNFLRPEEFPYTTYSGASYDSGDYDLPLRTALEIAGYDDLRAEQKRRIEAGETRLLGIGVSAYVEITGGGNGEFASVEIRRDGTAAIKVGTSGHGQGHATSFAMLVADALEIPLESIEFVQSDTAEVPRGAGTGGSRSLQVGGSAVRQAADAVLARARELAAARLEAGVDDIVLTDGRLGVAGVPQATIGWAELAAAAVEEGRPLLEATDFKPGGATFPFGAHVSVVEVDVETGFVKPLRHIAVDDCGRVLNPMLVRGQQHGGAAQGISQALWEQVSYDEDGNPVTATFADYHLPSAADVPPLEVSSTETLTSRNPLGAKGIGESATVGSTPAVQNAVVDALAHLGVRHIDMPATPQRVWRAVRGRGPDPWREPPAAFDTLPVRASSDSADADEAVA; the protein is encoded by the coding sequence ATGGCGGGATCTTTGCTGGGTACCGAGGTCCGCCGGGTCGAGGACCCGGATCTGGTGCGCGGCCGCGGCACGTTCGTCGGCAACCTGGAGTTCGAGGGCCTCTGTCACGTCGCTTTCGTGCGGTCACCGTTCGCGCACGCGCTCGTCAACGGCATCGACACCAGCGCGGCCGCGGCGGCGCCCGGGGTGATCGCGGTGCTCACCGCCGCGGATCTCGACCTGCCCGAGTTGCCGGTGTTCCTGGAGCTGAACCCGCAGGCGAAGCGGTACGCGCTGGCATCGGGGCGGGTGCGGTTCGCCGGTGAGCCGGTGGCCGCGGTGGTGGCGGAGAGCGCGGTGGCCGCGGCGGACGCGCTCGAACTGGTCGACGTGGACTACGAACCGCTGCCGGCCGCGGTGGATCCGGAGCAGGCGCTGGCGGACGACGCGCCCGTGCAGTTCCCCGAGCTCGGCACGAACATCGCGGCCGGTGAGCGCGACGCCGCCGGTGCCGAGGTGCTCGACGGCGCGGACGTGGTGGTGCGGGCGCGCATCGAGAACCAGCGGCTGGCGGTGGCCCCGATGGAGGGCAACGCGATCGTGGCGCTGCCCGGGAATGACGAGTTCGACCTGACGGTCTACGTGTCGACCCAGATGCCGCACGGGTTCCAGAGCGCGGCGGCCAAGCTGTTCGGGCTCGACCGCGACCGGGTCCGGGTGGTGGCGCCGCACGTCGGCGGCGCGTTCGGCGGCAAGGTCGGCGTCATCGCCGAGCACGCCGTCGTGATCGAGGCGGCCCGGCGGCTGGGGCGGCCGGTGAAGTGGGTGGAGACGCGGTCGGAGAACCTGCAGGCCTCGCCGCAGGGCCGGGCGCAGGTGCAGTACGCCGAGCTGGGACTGCGCCGCGACGGGACGATCGTCGGACTGCGGTGCCGGGTGATCGGCGACGCCGGGGCCTATGCCGGGTTCGGCGGCGGCCTCGCGCTCGGGCCGACCCGGACGATGGCGCAGGGCGTGTACCGGATCCCGAAGATCAGCTTCGCGGCGATCGCGGCCCTGACGAACACCGCGCCGGTCGGCGCGTTCCGCGGTGCGGGCCGGCCGGAGGCGACCGCGATGCTGGAACGGTTGATGGACCTCGCCGCGGCCGAGCTGGGGATGGACCCGGCGGAGATCCGGCGCCGGAACTTCCTGCGGCCGGAGGAGTTCCCGTACACCACGTACAGCGGGGCGAGCTACGACAGCGGTGACTACGACCTGCCGTTGCGCACCGCGCTCGAGATCGCCGGGTACGACGACCTGCGGGCCGAGCAGAAACGGCGGATCGAGGCCGGGGAAACGCGGTTGCTGGGGATCGGGGTGAGCGCGTACGTCGAGATCACCGGCGGCGGCAACGGCGAGTTCGCGTCGGTGGAGATCCGGCGGGACGGCACCGCCGCGATCAAGGTCGGCACGTCCGGGCACGGCCAGGGGCACGCGACGTCGTTCGCGATGCTGGTGGCCGATGCGCTGGAGATCCCGCTGGAGTCGATCGAGTTCGTGCAGTCCGACACCGCGGAGGTGCCGCGGGGCGCCGGCACCGGAGGGTCCCGGTCGCTGCAGGTCGGCGGCAGTGCGGTGCGGCAGGCCGCGGATGCGGTGCTGGCACGCGCTCGCGAGCTGGCCGCAGCGCGTCTGGAGGCCGGGGTGGACGACATCGTGCTGACCGACGGCCGGCTCGGCGTCGCGGGCGTCCCGCAGGCGACGATCGGGTGGGCGGAGCTGGCGGCCGCGGCCGTGGAGGAGGGCCGCCCGCTGCTGGAGGCGACGGACTTCAAGCCGGGCGGGGCGACGTTCCCGTTCGGCGCGCACGTGTCGGTGGTCGAGGTGGATGTCGAGACGGGCTTCGTGAAACCGTTGCGGCACATAGCGGTGGACGACTGCGGGCGGGTGCTGAACCCGATGCTCGTGCGCGGGCAACAGCACGGCGGGGCGGCGCAGGGGATCTCGCAGGCGTTGTGGGAGCAGGTGTCCTACGACGAGGACGGCAACCCGGTGACCGCCACCTTCGCCGACTACCACCTGCCGTCCGCCGCCGACGTCCCGCCGCTCGAGGTCAGCAGCACCGAGACCCTGACCTCGCGAAACCCGTTGGGCGCCAAGGGGATCGGCGAATCCGCGACAGTCGGTTCCACGCCGGCGGTGCAGAACGCGGTGGTCGACGCGCTGGCCCACCTGGGTGTGCGGCACATCGACATGCCGGCCACGCCGCAGCGGGTGTGGCGTGCGGTGCGGGGCCGGGGTCCCGACCCGTGGCGTGAGCCACCCGCCGCGTTCGACACCCTGCCGGTCCGTGCGTCGAGCGATTCCGCCGACGCCGATGAGGCAGTCGCGTAG
- a CDS encoding o-succinylbenzoate synthase: MPEPLVYAIPLRNRFRGVTVREGVLLHGPAGWGEFCPFADYDDRESAPWLAAAVEASHRGWPEPVRDRVEVNTTVPVVDPELAYEMVAKSGCRTAKVKVADPRTSIVEDCERVAAVRDALGPGGAIRVDANAAWDVGTAVTAIRELDRAAGGLEYVEQPCPDIDELAAVRRRTDVRIAADESIRRAEDPLRVAVAKAADVAVIKVAPLGGVRRALEVAEAAGIPCVVSSAVETSVGLAAGLALAGALPELDFACGLGTISLLTNDTSSDSLSPVDGYLPVLRTAPEPDLAAEARADDATTTAWLDRLHRVAG, translated from the coding sequence GTGCCTGAGCCCCTGGTGTACGCGATCCCGCTCCGGAACCGGTTCCGGGGCGTGACCGTGCGCGAAGGGGTGCTCCTGCACGGCCCGGCGGGCTGGGGCGAGTTCTGCCCGTTCGCCGACTACGACGATCGCGAGAGCGCGCCGTGGCTCGCCGCCGCGGTGGAAGCGAGCCACCGCGGGTGGCCGGAGCCCGTGCGCGACCGGGTCGAGGTGAACACCACCGTGCCCGTGGTCGATCCGGAGCTGGCGTACGAGATGGTCGCGAAGTCGGGCTGCCGGACGGCCAAGGTCAAGGTCGCGGACCCGCGGACGTCCATTGTGGAGGACTGCGAGCGCGTGGCCGCCGTGCGGGACGCACTGGGTCCGGGCGGCGCGATCCGGGTCGATGCCAATGCCGCGTGGGACGTCGGTACGGCGGTGACAGCGATCCGGGAACTCGACCGCGCCGCGGGCGGGCTGGAGTACGTCGAGCAACCGTGCCCGGACATCGACGAACTCGCCGCGGTGCGGCGCAGGACCGATGTCCGCATCGCCGCCGACGAATCCATCCGGCGCGCCGAGGATCCGCTCCGGGTGGCGGTCGCGAAGGCGGCCGACGTGGCGGTGATCAAGGTGGCCCCGCTCGGCGGGGTCCGGCGGGCGCTGGAGGTCGCCGAGGCCGCCGGAATTCCGTGCGTGGTGTCCTCCGCCGTCGAGACCAGCGTCGGACTGGCCGCCGGACTGGCGCTCGCCGGGGCGCTTCCCGAGCTCGACTTCGCGTGCGGGCTCGGCACGATCTCCCTGCTCACCAACGACACGAGCAGCGACAGCCTGTCCCCTGTGGACGGATACCTGCCGGTGCTGCGGACGGCACCCGAGCCGGATCTCGCGGCGGAAGCACGCGCGGACGACGCCACGACGACCGCCTGGCTCGACCGCCTGCACCGCGTCGCCGGCTGA
- a CDS encoding zinc-dependent alcohol dehydrogenase, producing the protein MKAVVLAEPEVMRLVDLPEPEAGPGEVLVRMRGLGLCGSDLGVYRGARQVPRRPWLMGHEGVGEIVAVGPDVRDRVVGQQVAIEPNYCCGRCAACTSGFTSACTRRVIVGMNHPGLLAEYVTVPAEFAWPAAETVALEDLVCTEALTVARSAIRRAGVVPGQRALVVGAGSQGLLLCLALRALGAAVAVQEPHEGRAELAHAFGAETGDTSEFDLVFETSGVPRALRAGLARLRPGGTAVLVGIDPRPLALAGADLVYRQHTLKGSLIYDHPVDFETTVAALERDEVRPGKVLQARFPLDEAAQAFASVQSVAGKSWISFD; encoded by the coding sequence ATGAAGGCCGTAGTACTGGCCGAGCCCGAGGTGATGCGGCTGGTCGACCTGCCCGAACCCGAGGCCGGCCCCGGCGAGGTTCTCGTCCGGATGCGGGGGCTCGGCCTGTGCGGGTCGGACCTCGGCGTCTACCGCGGTGCCCGGCAGGTGCCGCGGCGCCCGTGGCTGATGGGTCACGAGGGCGTCGGCGAGATCGTGGCGGTCGGCCCGGACGTGCGGGACCGCGTGGTGGGCCAGCAGGTCGCCATCGAGCCGAACTACTGCTGCGGCCGGTGCGCGGCGTGTACCAGCGGTTTCACCTCCGCCTGCACCCGGCGCGTGATCGTCGGCATGAACCATCCGGGGCTGCTGGCCGAGTACGTGACCGTTCCGGCCGAGTTCGCGTGGCCGGCCGCCGAGACGGTGGCCCTGGAGGACCTCGTCTGCACCGAGGCGCTGACCGTGGCGCGCTCGGCGATCCGCCGGGCAGGCGTCGTGCCCGGTCAACGCGCACTCGTGGTGGGCGCCGGCTCACAGGGACTGCTGCTGTGCCTCGCGCTGCGGGCACTGGGCGCGGCGGTCGCCGTCCAGGAACCCCACGAGGGCCGCGCGGAGCTGGCCCACGCATTCGGCGCCGAGACCGGTGACACGAGCGAGTTCGACCTCGTCTTCGAGACCTCCGGAGTCCCGCGGGCCCTGCGCGCCGGCCTGGCGCGCCTGCGTCCCGGCGGCACCGCCGTGCTCGTCGGCATCGACCCGCGCCCGCTCGCGCTGGCCGGCGCGGACCTGGTCTACCGCCAGCACACGCTCAAGGGCTCCCTCATCTACGACCATCCGGTCGACTTCGAGACGACCGTGGCCGCGCTCGAGCGCGACGAGGTCCGTCCGGGCAAGGTGCTGCAGGCGCGTTTCCCCCTGGACGAGGCCGCGCAGGCGTTCGCCTCGGTGCAGTCCGTCGCCGGGAAGTCCTGGATCAGCTTCGACTGA
- a CDS encoding IclR family transcriptional regulator domain-containing protein, with amino-acid sequence MTSTPVDEDPGHGRHSGQAVGRAFAVLRCFGPDRPALTVAAVAHRTGLDRATARGLLLTLADLGYVRHDGEAFRLTPRTLDLGYAYLSGLALPEIAHPHLHDLAHELNETASLSVLDGGDVVYLTVVPGHRHAPPTLTVGARRPAHLSSAGHVLLAALPADELDRQLGALPGPAALSAEIGQVRERGWAMVDRDRDGGLRAIAAPVRHRRDRVVAAVTASVHPDRLGHGLVERDYVPELLRAAWSIEADAAKSPDPGVSRS; translated from the coding sequence ATGACGAGTACGCCGGTTGACGAAGACCCTGGCCACGGGCGGCATTCCGGGCAGGCCGTCGGGCGTGCGTTCGCGGTCCTGCGGTGCTTCGGGCCGGACCGGCCGGCCCTGACCGTGGCGGCGGTGGCCCACCGGACGGGCCTGGATCGCGCCACCGCGCGCGGGTTGCTGCTGACCCTGGCGGACCTGGGGTACGTGCGCCACGACGGAGAGGCGTTCCGGCTCACGCCGCGGACGCTGGATCTGGGGTACGCGTACCTGTCGGGGCTCGCTCTGCCCGAGATTGCGCATCCGCACCTGCACGACCTGGCGCACGAGCTGAACGAGACGGCGTCGCTGTCGGTGCTCGACGGCGGGGACGTGGTGTACCTGACCGTCGTGCCCGGGCACCGGCACGCGCCGCCGACCTTGACGGTCGGCGCGCGCCGGCCCGCGCACCTGTCGTCAGCTGGGCACGTGTTGCTCGCCGCACTGCCCGCCGACGAGCTCGACCGGCAGCTCGGAGCGCTCCCCGGACCGGCGGCGCTCTCCGCCGAGATCGGGCAGGTCCGCGAGCGCGGGTGGGCGATGGTGGACCGCGATCGCGACGGCGGCCTGCGTGCGATCGCCGCGCCGGTGCGGCACCGCCGTGATCGCGTGGTCGCCGCGGTCACCGCGTCGGTGCACCCCGACCGGCTCGGGCACGGGCTGGTCGAACGTGACTACGTGCCCGAGCTGCTGCGGGCCGCCTGGTCCATCGAGGCGGACGCGGCGAAGTCACCGGATCCAGGGGTCAGTCGAAGCTGA
- a CDS encoding type 1 glutamine amidotransferase domain-containing protein, translated as MANTLSGKRVAFVVAPEGTEQVELTEPWKAVQDAGGRPELVSTSPGSIQAFNHLDKGDTFPVDKVVSDVSPDDFDALVLPGGVANPDFLRTVPDAVGFVREFFAQQKPVAAICHAPWTLIEADVVRGRRLTSWPSLQTDLRNAGAEWVDEEVVTDTGLVTSRKPDDLPAFCRKLVEEFAEGKHRAQARSA; from the coding sequence GTGGCGAACACACTCTCCGGTAAGCGAGTGGCCTTCGTCGTCGCGCCCGAGGGCACCGAGCAGGTCGAACTGACCGAGCCCTGGAAGGCGGTCCAGGACGCGGGCGGCCGGCCGGAGCTGGTGTCCACTTCGCCGGGCAGCATCCAGGCGTTCAACCACCTCGACAAGGGCGACACCTTCCCGGTGGACAAGGTCGTCAGCGACGTCTCACCGGACGACTTCGACGCACTGGTCCTGCCGGGCGGCGTGGCGAACCCGGACTTCCTCCGGACCGTGCCGGACGCGGTCGGCTTCGTTCGCGAGTTCTTCGCGCAGCAGAAGCCGGTCGCGGCGATCTGCCACGCCCCGTGGACCCTCATCGAAGCCGATGTGGTCCGCGGCCGCCGGCTCACCTCCTGGCCGAGTCTGCAGACCGACCTGCGCAACGCCGGCGCGGAGTGGGTGGACGAGGAGGTCGTCACCGACACCGGTCTGGTCACCAGCCGCAAGCCGGACGACCTGCCGGCCTTCTGCCGCAAGCTCGTGGAGGAGTTCGCCGAGGGCAAGCACCGCGCGCAGGCGCGGAGCGCCTGA